TGCGGCGGGCGGGCGACCGGGTGCCCGCCACCCCGACGTCCCGGGGCCTGGCGCTGCGCCCGGGAGGCGGTGGGTGGCTGTTGGCGGTCACGGTGGCCGGCGAGGTCGCCGCGATCGGCGCGTGGCACCGGCACGTGAACCTGCCGCCGCTGCCGTCCCTGGTGGCCGAACGGCGGGGCGACGCCGTCCACGTCGGGTTCGACTGGCCGGACGAGGTCGCCGAGGTCGAGCTGACCTACCGGTGCGGGGCCGACGAGGACGAGGGCGAGGGGCGCCTGGTGGTGACGCGGGCCGCCTACGAGTCACGGGGCGGCGTCCACCTGACCGTGCCCCCGGGCCTCGCGGTGCGGGTGGCGGCGGCCCCGGCCGGGATGCGGCAGGGGGCTCGGGTGCTGGGCCCGGCGGTGGACACGACCGTCGAGGCCCCCCCACAGGTGCGCTACGACCTGGAGCGCTCGGGGCCGCCGTGGAACCGTTCGCTGACGGTGCGGCTGACGTCGTCGCGTCCGTTGCGGGTGACGCGGCTGGCGCTGGTACGACGCGCCGGGCAGGTGATCCCGCAGCGCAGGGAGGACGGCGAGGTCCTCGGGGCCTGGGACGAGGTGCCCGTACCGGGCGAGGTCTCGGTGCCGGCGCCCCGCGGTCGCGGTCCATACTGGCTTCGCTGTTTCGCCGACGACGACGTCGAGTTGGTCGATCCCCCGGTCCGCCGTCTCGAGACCCCGAGGTGAGAAGGAACATGCGCCCGATCACCTGCCCGTACTGCTTCACGGACGTGCCGCGTCAGCAGATCGCCTTCCGCTGCATGGGACGGGCGGGACGGGGCCAGGGCTGCGACCCGGTGCTGGACGAGCAACTGGCCGAGTACACCGGGTCCACGGCGGGCGCGTCGCTGCCGCCGGTGTTCGCGGCGTCGGGCCGCAGGGGCCGGGCCGACTGCCCGCGCTGCGGGAGGGCCACCGGCCGCCGGGTCTGCCCGCACTGCCACAACCCGCTGCCGTCGGCGTACTGCGAGGCCCCCGGTCGGATCGTGGCGCTGGTCGGGGCGAAGAACGCGGGCAAGAGCACCTACATCGCCGTGCTGTTGCACGAGCTGATGAACCGGGTGGGCACCGAGCTGGACGCGTCCCTGGTGGCCTGCGACGACCGCACCATCGACCGGTACAAGCGCGACTTCGCCCGGCCGCTGTACGACGAGCGGCGGCTGCTGCCGACCACGGCCAGCGCCGCCACCGCGCCGCGCGAGCCGCTGGTGTACCTGCTGACGCGGACCCGGCCGCCCCGGCGGCGTCTGGGCATGGGTCGGGAGCGCACCGAGTCGCTGGCGCTGGTGCTGTTCGACACGGCGGGCGAGGACCTGCGCAGCCGCGAGGTCAGGGACCTGCACCTGCGGTATCTGGAGGCGGCCGACGCGATCGTGTTCCTGGTCGATCCGCTGGGGCTGCCGGGCGCGCGGGCGCTGGTGCGCGACGAGGCCGCCGAGGTCCCCGATCCCGACCCGGATCCCGACAGCGAGCCCATCAACGTGATCGCCCGGGTGACGGAGGCGCTGCGGCTGCGGCGGGGCGCCAAGGCCGGGGAGCGGCTGGAGGTGCCGGTGGCGGTGGCGTTGACCAAGGTCGACGCGCTGGTCCCGGCGATGGCGCGGCAGTCGGCCCTGCACCGGTCGCGGCCGACGCCGGGCGTGCTGGACCTCGACGATCGGGAGGCGGTGGACGCCCAGGTGCGGGGGCTGCTGCACGACTGGCAGGCCGGGCAGCTCGACGTCTACCTGCGGCAGCAGTACACCGGGTACGCGCTGTTCGGGGTCTCGGCCCTGGGCGGCATGCCCCGGGCGGGCCGGGTCGGCACCGGCGGCGTCCGGCCGCACCGGGTCGAGGATCCGCTGCTGTGGCTGCTGCACCGGTTCGGGATGCTGGACGGGAAACGCGGCTCGTCCGCGGGCGCGGACGGGGGCTGACCCGTGGCGTGGCAGCTTCACTACACCTCGGCGCGGAGCGGGCCGACGGGCCGTTCCGGTTTCCAGTTCGTGGCCGAGACGCCGGGTCTGCCGCCCGGGGTGCGCGCGGCGGTGACCCCGTTCATGGCGTACCGTCCGCCGCCGGACGCGCCGCTGTCGCCCCGGCCGGAGGAGCTGGAGCGGTTCCCGGTGGCGCTGGCGTACGAGCCGGTGGGCGGGCGGGCCCTGTTGGTGCGGTCCCGCTATCTGGGTCAGGACTACTCGGGCCGGTACGGCAACTTCTTCGCGCACGCGGTGGTGGCCGAGCGGGAGGAGCTGGAGGGCCTGCGGCCGATCGAGCTGTGGCAGGCGGAGATCTGGGAGGAGCGGCCGGGCGGCGGCGACCTGCCGCCGCTGGACGACCTGCCGCCCGGCACGGGCGTCTCCCCGGAGGCGCTCGCCGACCGGCTGGCGGGCGACGATGCGTACCGTCTGCTGGTGCGGCTGGTGGACGCGGCGGTGGCGGCGCTGGACCGGGGGCACGGCAGGCTGGTGCTGGTGTCGGAGGACGCCGAGCCGATCGTGCGGTGGATCGCCGTGCTGTCGTACTCGCTCCCGGTGGCGGCGATGCCGCGGCTGTCGTTCACGACCTACAGCGCCGACCCGGCGGGCGCTCCGCATCGGGTGGTGGGGACGACGCCGAGCGTCTGGTCGGCGGCCCACCACGACGACCCGGCGTTCTTCGTGGGCGGGGGGGACGACGCCGGGGACGGCGACGACGGCGGGAGCCGGTTCGCGCGGACGGTGGCGGGGTGCTGGCGGGAGTCCGATTTCGCGGGGCTCGACGCGCTCGGCGACCTGGCCGTCGCGCAACTCGACGGCGACGGTGACGGCGACGCGCTCCTGGCACCGGTGCTGGACGGGGCGGCGGCGCTGCTGGCGCTGTGCCGGGGCGAGACGGGCGTGTCCCCCGAGGAGGAGGCCGCCGCCGCCGGGCTGCTGACGCGGCACGGCGCGCGGGTGCCGGAGTGGGTGTGGCCGGAGCTGGTCCCGGCGCTGCCGGGCGTCGGGTTCGACCTGGCGCTGGCGATGCACACCTGGGCGCTCCGGGTGGACGCGGCCGAGGTCGCCGACCGGTGCGCCGCGCGCTGCGTGATCCTGGCGTTGGAGGACCCGGCCCTGGGCTCCAGGCTGCCCGCCCGCCTGCTGCCCGCCAAGGCGCTGGACCGGCTGGCCCCGCTCGTCGCGGCGGCGTTCCGGCGGGCGGCGAGCCTCACGGAGGTGGGGCGGCTGACGGCGCTGGCCTCGCGGGCCGGCATCGCCCTGCCCGCCGGGGACGTCCGTGCGGCGGCGGCCCGCTGCGCCCGTCGCGGCGCCGGGGACCTGCGGGCGGCGCTGGCCGCCGCGCCCGCCGCCTGGCGCGAGCGGCTGGTGGAGGGTGCCGTGGCGGGGCTGGCCGGGGCCGACCCCCGCGAGCGCGCCGGGCTGCTCACCGACGAGACCTGCGACCTGCTGCACTCCCGGGACTGGTCCGCCGCGCCCGGGGTGGGCCTGCCGGTGCTGGCGTCGGTGGGCCGCCGGCACCGCGACCGCCGGGTGGACGTCACCGGGGCGCTGCTGCGGCTGGACGGCCCCGCCCCGGACGAGGTCGACGACGTGCTCCGTGAGGTGTGGGCCGTGCCCGCGTCGGCCGAGGAGTGCGGCGCGCTGCTCGACGCGTTCGCCGAGGAGGTGCCCCGCCGCCCCGCGCTGGCGCGGCTGCCGTCGCGGACGTTCCGGCAGGCGGCGTTGGACGGCGACGAGGCGCTGGAGGACGCGGTGCTGCTGCGGGTGGCCGGTCGGGTGCTGGCGCACTTCGCCGAGGGCGCCCGCGCCGAACGGGACGCGTCCGTGCTGGTCGCGCACGCCAAGGTCGTCGGCGCGCTGCGGCCCGAGGAGGCGGCGGCGGGGCTCGACACGATCCAGGGCGCCGCGGACGGGGCCACCGAGGAGCTGTTCGAGACCGCGTTCGGCGGGGCGGCCCGGCGGCTGGCCCGCCGCGATCCCGGTTTCCGCGCGGCGGTGCTGGCCGCGGTGTCCCCGCCGGTGCGGGCCCGGCTGGTGGAGCGCTGGACGGCGTCCCAGGGCCGGGGCCCGTGGGGCCGACCGGGCTCCGGGGCGGGCCGGCGCAACGAACTCGTCGAGGTGGCGTTGCGGCTGCGGTTGGAGGGCGTCCGGGAGCCGAGGCTGGAGGCGTGGGCGCGGGCCACGGCCGGGGGCTGGATGGCCTCCCGCCGGCTGGACGCGTACCTGCGCGACGAGCCGAGACTGCGCGCCGCGCTGCGGGACCTGGTCGGCGACGGCGACGGCAGCCGGGAGGGCTGAGCGCGATGCCCGCGATCATGGTCGTTCTGCTCGTCGCCGCGTGGCTGTGCGCGTTCGTCGTGTTCCCGCTGGTGTTCACGCTGACGCTGTTGGCGGCGGGGGCGACGGCGACGGCGTTCGCGTATCTGCAGGCGTGGCGGACGCTCGCGCCGGTCACCGCCAAGGGCCCGTCGCCCGTGCCGGTGCCCGAGGTGGCCTACCGGCACTACCTGCTCGACCAGGTGTGGCGCGACGGGTGGGCCATGACGCGGGTGGTCGGCCCTTGGGCCTGGCAGAGCGCGCGACAGGCCATGACCGGCATCACCCGCGCGCTGCTCGGCGGGCCGTGGGGCTACTTCCTGTTCCCGGTGTGGTTGGCGCTGTACGCGGGCATCGTGGTGGCCGTCGTGCCCGCCACGTTGACCGCCGTCACGCTGACGGTCGTGTACGCCGCCGTCGTGGCCGTGGGCCTGGCCGGGTGGGTGGCGTGCGTGGCGGTGCTGGGGCTGGTCGAGCGCGTGTTCATGGCGTACGGGCGGATCCTGCAGACCTGCCCGCACCCGTTCTGCTACGAGAAGATCGCGCTGCCGGTCTACGAGTGCCCGAACTGCGGCACCCGGCACCGGCGACTCGTTCCGGGCCCGGCGGGCGCGTTCCGTCACGTGTGCCGGTGCGGGGTGCGGCTGCCGACCACGATCCCCCTCGGCCGGTACCGGCTGACGGCGTACTGCCCGCACTGCAGCGGTCGGCTGCCGGAGCGCATCGGTCGGGTGCGGGTGGAGCCGCTGCCCTTCGTCGGCGGCCCGGCGGCGGGCAAGACCACGTTCATGTTCCTGGCCATCCGGGCGCTGCACGCGCGGGCCCGGTCGGTGCGCGGCGAGTTGGCGTTCGTGGAGCAGCGGCACGCCCAGGCGTACGCGGGGGCGGTGCGCGAGTTCCAGCGCGGGGGGCGGCTGGCCAAGACGGGCCCGGAGCTGCCGCTGGCCACCATGGTCGACGTGGAGCTGCCCGGCGCGGGGCACCGCATCCTGTACCTGTTCGACCCGGCCGGCGAGCACTTCACCGGGGCCACCGAGGTGGAGTCGCTGCGCTACCTCGACCACGGTGAGGCGCTGCTGTTCGTGGTCGACCCGTTCGCGCTGCCGGCCGTCCGGCGGGCGCTGAGCGAGGAGGAGCGGGTCGCGGTGGAGGGCGCGGCGGCGTCCTCGGAGGAGGACCCGGCCGACACCCTGCAGCGCGTCCTGAACGAGCTGCGCTCGCGTCCCGACCGGGGGCGGCAGCGGCGGGTGGCCGTGGTGCTGACCAAGACGGACCTGCTGCGCGGCACGATGGTCGGCCGTTCGCTGGACGAGTCCGGTCCCGAGGACGGTGAGCCGGGGGCGCACGTCCGCCGCTGGCTGGACGAGGTGGGGTTGGGCAACGCGATCCGGGCGCTCGACCAGTTGGCGGGGCAGGTCCGCTACTTCGGCTCCGGGCTGGACACCGCCCCGTTCGAGGTGGCGGAGCTGCTCGGCTGGGTGACCGGCCTGCCCGCCGACGGCCGTCGGGCCCTCCCCGCGCCCGGGCAGGGACTCGGCTCCGTCGACGAGGTGCCCGGCACGGCGCCGCTCCGCGCCCCGTGGCCCGCCCGGGGGCGGGAGAACGCGCTGGTGCCGGCGGGCTACCAGGCGGGCCGCTGGGCGGTCTTCGCGGGGCTGGTGGTGCTCGGCGCGACCGCCCTGGTGTTCGGCGTCGGGCAGGGGGTCCGGGCGCTGCCCTGGGTGTGAGGGGCCTCAGCGCGGCCGGAGGGCGGCCAGCACGAAGTCGGCGACCTCTCCGGCGAAGCGGTCGGCGGGCTTGGGTCCGTCGGGGCGGTACCAGCGGGGCATCTCGTTCACCAGGCCGAACACGATCAGCGTGACCGTCTCGGCGGGCGCGGCCGGCGCGAACACCCCGTCCCGCAGGCCGCGCTCGACGATCTCCCGGAAGGCCGTGTGGTAGCGGCGTCGGTCGGCGCGGACGGCGGCCGT
The DNA window shown above is from Thermomonospora umbrina and carries:
- a CDS encoding TRAFAC clade GTPase domain-containing protein — encoded protein: MRPITCPYCFTDVPRQQIAFRCMGRAGRGQGCDPVLDEQLAEYTGSTAGASLPPVFAASGRRGRADCPRCGRATGRRVCPHCHNPLPSAYCEAPGRIVALVGAKNAGKSTYIAVLLHELMNRVGTELDASLVACDDRTIDRYKRDFARPLYDERRLLPTTASAATAPREPLVYLLTRTRPPRRRLGMGRERTESLALVLFDTAGEDLRSREVRDLHLRYLEAADAIVFLVDPLGLPGARALVRDEAAEVPDPDPDPDSEPINVIARVTEALRLRRGAKAGERLEVPVAVALTKVDALVPAMARQSALHRSRPTPGVLDLDDREAVDAQVRGLLHDWQAGQLDVYLRQQYTGYALFGVSALGGMPRAGRVGTGGVRPHRVEDPLLWLLHRFGMLDGKRGSSAGADGG
- a CDS encoding TRAFAC clade GTPase domain-containing protein gives rise to the protein MPAIMVVLLVAAWLCAFVVFPLVFTLTLLAAGATATAFAYLQAWRTLAPVTAKGPSPVPVPEVAYRHYLLDQVWRDGWAMTRVVGPWAWQSARQAMTGITRALLGGPWGYFLFPVWLALYAGIVVAVVPATLTAVTLTVVYAAVVAVGLAGWVACVAVLGLVERVFMAYGRILQTCPHPFCYEKIALPVYECPNCGTRHRRLVPGPAGAFRHVCRCGVRLPTTIPLGRYRLTAYCPHCSGRLPERIGRVRVEPLPFVGGPAAGKTTFMFLAIRALHARARSVRGELAFVEQRHAQAYAGAVREFQRGGRLAKTGPELPLATMVDVELPGAGHRILYLFDPAGEHFTGATEVESLRYLDHGEALLFVVDPFALPAVRRALSEEERVAVEGAAASSEEDPADTLQRVLNELRSRPDRGRQRRVAVVLTKTDLLRGTMVGRSLDESGPEDGEPGAHVRRWLDEVGLGNAIRALDQLAGQVRYFGSGLDTAPFEVAELLGWVTGLPADGRRALPAPGQGLGSVDEVPGTAPLRAPWPARGRENALVPAGYQAGRWAVFAGLVVLGATALVFGVGQGVRALPWV